The Thermodesulfobacteriota bacterium genome contains the following window.
CAGTCTAACCCGGCCGCAACGTTAACATCCGGCTACCTCTAAAAATCTTTCATGTACTTCTTTCTCAACTTGGCGAACGGTGTCTTGTTGACAAAGGCCGAGGGTATCGCCTTTCTGAGCTTGAACGTATTGCCCGCCTCGTCCTTGGCAAAGACCGAAAAAGCCATCTTCCTCAAATCATGCTCCGGGGCGAGCGTATACTCCAGCTTTTCCGGAATAGCGCCCTTCCCCGCCATGACCTTCAGCTTATTGCCTCCCCTGTCCGTTATGGTAAGCTTCCAGGATTCTATCTTCTCCTCGCGGTCATAGTCGAAGCTGAACATGACTATGTCCTCATCCGCCATGTCCACGGCGACCTCTATCTCCGGCGGCCTGCTCCTCACCCTTAAAACGTCGGTAAGGAGCGTCTCGTTCCCGGCCCTGTCCTTTACCGAAAAGTTATAGGTATAGTCTCCGTCTTCCACCATACCTCCACGGTCCTTCTCCCCCTTCCACACAATATTCCGGGGGAGTGCGCCGAACCCCCTGTCATGCCTTACCACCTTACCGTCGATGTCGACTATGTCGATACTCCACTCGTCGATCTCATCGCGGTTCAAAAGCTCGGGGGTGAGCTTCACCCCGCCCAACTTCCTCGGGGAAAACACCTTCTTGTTAAGCGCGAGGACGACCTCCGGAGCCGTGTCGTCTACCACGACCTTCCCGGCGGCGGCAAAGGAAAACGGTGTCATCGCCGGGTCCCTCGCGACAATATCGATGTGGTACAGGCCTTCACTGTCCGGCACCTCCACAAGGCCCCCGTACTCGTACTCCCCCACCATGGCCAGCGCGTATTCCCTGCCCCCCACCATGGCAACCACCTCTTTCGGCGCATCCGTGATGGGCATAATCTTCACCCTCAAGTCCACCTCCTCACCGGCCTGTGCCATGGGCGGATAGGTAATGACCCTCTCTATCTCGAAGGGGCTCAAAACGATGTCCCTTATAAAAAACCTGTCGGCGATGCTCTTTACAAGGTCGCCTGTCACCATGGCGCTGAGGGTATCGAGGGACCCTACCACTCCCAACCCCAGGACGGTCTCGAAGTCATGCCCCACGTAGGTAAGGTTGTCGGCCCAGACCATGGCGCCGTCCGCGGTACTGACCATGCGGGCCGTAACGCCTACGACCGTCCTCGTGCCCCTCTGGTAATACTGGTCTACGGAGCCCACCATCACGGCGTCGACGCCCAGGACCTTGCCCATCTCACGCGCGGTAAGCCTGGTTATGGCCCCGGTATAACGTATCCTCCTCTTCGCGAGAAACCGCTCAACGACGCCTTCCTCGGTTATAAGTACCCAGCCCTTGCCCTTGAGCTCCTTCCTGATATATTCGGCCACCAGTTCCGGGGCGTCCTCCCTCCCGGAAAAGTTCTCAAGGGGCAGCATGGCTATACTCTTTATGACCAGGGGCTGACCGCTTCCGCCGTAGTTGCGGTTGACGGGGTAACAGACGCTGCCGTTATAGTTGCCGCTGCCGTTGCCGTTGCCGCTGCCGTTATCGCTGCCGCTGTTGCTATAGTAGCCGCCGTTGCCGGATATGTAGACGTTTACAACTTCGGCGTTGGAAGTGCCGGGTAAGAGATGGAAAGAAAACAGGCATAACAGGAGGGCAAAGAGGGTTCTCCGCCCCCGCAGCGTTGCCGCGGCATTTCTCGGAATTTTCTCCTCTTTACCCACGGCCATTACCTCTCGAAGCTTTTCTAAAGGGTGCCGTCTCCTGCCTCAACCGACGGCCCACCACACGTTCCGTCCTACAACAGAGTATCTAGAACCTGCCTTACGGCCTTCCTCGTCATCGGGCTCCTGTGCAGGGGGTCTATGCCGATTATCTTCCTGAAAAAACTTGTCGACCTGACCGTACTCTTCGCCTCCCACAACACCACGGCGGAGCTTGCATCCACCATCCTCATGGAAAGCTCCACCATGGCCCCGTACTCGTCCACGCTTCCCAGTATCACGGCCTGCACGTTCAACTTTTCCCCTATCAGTTTCAGGGTCTTGTTGTCCGCCTCCGCGACAGCCCCCGGGCTGTAACCACCACCCCTCAGCACACTGCGTACCACCTTCGAAACCTCACCGCGTTCCACCACATCGAAGACGCCGCGGGACAGAAGGTCGATGGTCACGAAACCCCTCACCCTCTCTCCGGCGTTCCTGTCCCCTCCGAGGTTGTTGAACGGCAGTATGGCGACCCTTCTTATATAGGAAAAGTCGGCCTCGGGGTTGATATACCTCATCGGCCCCCCGAGCCTGCTCCCAATACCACCGCCTATACTCCCACACCCCGCCACAAGAGTAATGCACAGTAGCGCCGCAAAACTACATCTAAACTTTTTCATATACTATCTCATTATACATAATCCATATCACACGCGCAACTTTTTTTTTGCCGCGCACCGGGCCCGTAAACTCAAAATCTGACAGTCGCTACCACACGGAAGACGTCCGTCTGCCTGCCGTCGCTCTTCGATACGGTATAGGAGCCATCCAGGTCGAGCCGATGGGCCGGACGCCAGCCGAAGGTAACCCCGTACCTGTCGGTAGAACCTATCTTGGCGTAATTCATCCTTACCCGGACCTTCTTGTTCCCGGGCGACCACACAGCGGTATACCTCTCGGAAGAGTCCGGCCTGATACGGAAATCGGCCGAAAACGACAGTACTCTCGTGGGGTTGAGATAGATACGCGCACCAAGAGTATCGTTCGTGTCGGAAGTTCCATCCGTGGAGGTCCAACTGTTGGACCCGTTAATCCGTATATTCATGAAGTTCCACGGCACGACCCTGAGATTCCAGCCAATGCTCTCGGTGTTTGTCTTTGTGCCCGATGCAAGGAGCTTTGTTTCAGTCGCATTCCCGTTAAGGCGGAAGTCCACTCCCTTGTAGATTTTCATGGACACGGAGCCTCCCATGCTGTCGGACTTCGAGATCTTCTCGCCGTCCGATAGACTCTCGGAATGGTGATACGTGGCGTTTGTCCTCACCGTCGGAAGCGGAAGAGCGGAAAACGACAAGGAAAAACTGTCATTGCCCCCCACACCAACCCCTGTGGTCTTACCCCTCGACTGTGAAAAACTACCTCTAAGGCGAGCGCTATATCTGGGGATAAGGAGGTATCCCGCGTTAAAACCATGGCTCATGTAAGTCTGCCTTCGACTGTCACCCTGGTCGCTATCCGTACGCGTCTCACCAAAATTTATATTATAACCCATATCAAGCCGCAGGGTCGGGTGGTATGTAATGCCGAACCCCCCGTAATACCTGTCACCGGTGGAGGTTACTTCACTTGTCGGTATGTCGTTCAGGTAACCTATGGCCTCGATCTCGGTCCCCTCTATGGGGTCTATCCCCTGACCGGCGGTATTCACGACCTTGAAGTATCGTGCCTGTATCTCGGCAAAATCGAACTCAAACCTCCTGAACAGCGAGTTATAGGATACCGCGGGCGCCCCCACCAGCGTCCAGGTGGTAAGGGACGTGTCGTTGGTTGTATACAACTGCCAGCCGAAGTTGTAAGTACCGTTAATAAGCTCGGTTATTTCCACCGGGGTCGTGGTTATGTAGAGGTATATCGTGTGTATACTCTTCTGGCTCCCCATGTCGATCCCCGTATTCCAATAACCGGCATTAAGGTCTATGGTCGGGGTTACCGCAGCCCCCGTGTTGTTGTCCGTCAACTCATTCTCGGCCGGAAGGGGGGGGCCGTCGGCCGGAGTCAGGTCCACGCCGGCCAGGCCGGAGGAGGAGGACAACTCCTGCTCGAACCGCACGGGAACCCCCGAGCGGCTCTCGGTGGTACGCTCGTTGGTCGAATACCCCACATTGGCGGTGGTATGCACCTTTCCATCCATGAAGTCCCTGTTCATATCCACCGCCACGGAATGGCGCCACATCCTTGTTTCATGGCTTACTGTCCTATCCTCAACTCTTGATGCCGAAAAGTCATACCTCAGGTTTACGTCGGTCTCGAGGACAGTGAACAGGGTCCCGGTATTGGCTGAGAAGCTGTCGTGAACGCTATCGTATTCGTATGAAGAACCCTCCGTCTTTGAATGTACGCGCCTGTAATCGAGGGTAAACGGCGGCACCCGCCTCCATTGCTCGGGAGATATGAACCCCAACCCGAAAGTGGTATATGAAACGTGGGTTTCATGGGAGGGCCAGCTGTCCGTCCTGTTGAAGCTTATTTTGAAGTTGTACAGCTCCTTTTCCGTCGCCGTCCTGGGGGGGGTGAACCGTAAGCTGAAAAACGGTGAGGTAGTGGCCTCTTTCTTCCCGTCCCGCTCGTCTATCGAGTGGGCGACACCGCCGGTAAAGAATATAGTATTGGTCAGCGCCCTCGATACGGCCAGGGTATAGTCCTGGTCGGAGCCGTCGGAGCTCCTGGTGACGTCCCCGGTGGGCGACTCGTACCTGCTCCAGTCATAGGCCCACCTAATCCTGCCGCTTACTGACGCAAGCGAGGCGTCCGGCGCCATAATGGAGGCCAGGGCCGCCGCAACTATAAAAAGTACTCCTTTCTTCACTGCATCCTGTCCACGGTGACGAGGCCATAGGGGGCCTCCCCTACCGTAATTTCCTTTACCACCCTCTCAGCAAGAGGGTCGATGAGGGTAAGCGTTACGCCCCCGGAGTTCGCCACGTAGAGGCGTTCCCTGTCCTCGTATCCGACAATGCCTACCGGGCCGGCACCCACCCGCAAGACCCGCCTTATAACATCCTCCGAGCTGAAAATGGAAACCGTGCCGGCCAGGGCATTCGTAACAAAGAGCCTGTAGCCGAACCCCAGCAGGCCCCTCCTGGGTGGGTCGTGGAGAGTAACGGTCTTTTCCACCTCCCTCGAAGACAGGGAGACGACCGACAAGCTCCTGGAGCCCTCGTTGAGTACGTACAACTTGCCGTCTCCGACCATAATGCCGGCGGGCCTGTTGTCGACGGTGATGGTGGAGGCCACCGAATCGTCTACGGCGTTTATGATCATCAGGTTGTTGGAATGCTCGTTGGTGACATAGACGTCCCTTCTCTCCGCATCCGAGGCAATGGCCGAAGGGGACATACCGACTTCGATGGTGTTCATGACCCTCCTCTTTACGGTGGAGACCACGGTAACGTCGTTGGAAGCCCTGTTTGTCACGTAGAGCTTGCCCTCTATGTCGCCGTCAAGGTTGGGCATGTAGGCGATCTCGACCGGCCGAAACCCCTCGGTAAGGACTATCGTCTCCCTTACGGCGAAGTGGCTCACACTTACCTCCGACAGGGTCCCGGAGCCGGAGTTCACCACATAGAGCTTCTCGCCTATCGGGTCCATCACCATGCCCATGGGTGCGCTTCCCACTGTCACGGCGGCTACGACCCTCTCGATGTCCATGTCTACTATGGAGATATAGTTCGAACCGCTGTTCGATACGAAGAGGAGCTTTTCCCTGGCCGAGGGTACCTGCGGCTCTACCTCTATGGCTGGTTCGAAGAAGACCCTCTTCCGGAGCGACCTGTCCGGGTTCCATGCAAGGGAGAGCACGAAGCTCTCTTCCGCCTTCAGAGTGACGCGCAGCGGCAAGACCACCTCTCCGCCCTCCCCCGGGAGGGAAAGGCTCGCACGCCCTTCCCCCCTGCCGACCGACGCGGCGGAGAGGACCAGCTTCATGCCCGTATAAGAACCGGGCTCCACGAACGCCTCCTTCAAGAGGACCTGCCTGTCGACCAGGTCCCGTGCCGATACCTCGAAAGGCCCCTCGGCCGCACTCACCCAGTCTCCGGACTCACGGCGGACGTAAATACCGCTTATCGTAAAGACGATATCCGGCGGCCTCGTGGAAGTCGAGTGCATGTAGAAGAGCAGCCTCGCGGCCCCGGGCGGGTAGGGTGGAGAAACGTCTTCCATAAGCTGCGCGCATCCCGAGAGCGCAAGAATCGACATCAAATATAAGAACCGTAAGACCCTCACCCGCATAAACCACTCCCTTGAAGGGCTCCATAACAAAAAAATAGCCCATAGAGGCGAAACCTCCTCGCTGGGGGCACCTCACCCCATATCGAGAGGATATCTCTAAAAAAATACCACACAGGACGCTGTCATTGCAACTCTATTCCGCATAACGGTATAGTACCCTTTCGGGTAGCGGCCCTACATATGCACCTTCATCTCGGGGTCGAATACGTGATAGGTCGCCCACGGGAAGTACACCAGTCCCCAGTAAAGCAGGAGTGAGGCCGCAAAGCCCCATACGAACCATACCGCCACCCTCATGGTCTTCCACCCGTAGAAGACCCTTCCATGTATCGCGACGGCGTAGACAAACCACGAGACCACGAACAGATACTCCACCGGGTCCCACACCCACCAGGAGCCGTGAAGCCTTGATGAGTAGTAAGAGCCGAGGACGAACATAACGGTGTGGGCGATAAAGCCGTTCAGGAGGCAGTTTAAGAGCACCCGCTCGAAGAACCCCTCCCCTGAAACCACTCCCTCCCAACGCCTCCCGATCAGAAGGGCCGCGGCCGAGGCGAAGCCCAGGACGTAAAACCCCCAGGCTATCCAGGCAAAGAGCGCGTGGAAGTACACCCACAGGCTCTGCTCGGATATTACGAGCGGTTTCCCGCCGACGTCGAACGAGAGGCCGTAAAGGCATATCAGGAGGGCGAAGGGTATGGTAAAGGGGGCAAGCCGCAGTTCCCTGTCGATAAGGAGCGTAAAGAGAGCTATGGCCCATGAGGCCGCCATGGTCTCCTCGAAGGTCCCGAGTATCGGGGGATGGGAGGTGGCCGCCCACCGAAGCGCCGCGAAGAGGCCGTGGAGGAGGAGTATGGACAGGCAGAGGGCACGGCACGTGCTTACGGAGGCGCCCCACCGCCCCCACACTCTACCGGCGAGCACGGCCGAAAGGACGGCGTAGAGGCCGAGCCCCGCTATATATATCGCCCACTCAAGGCCGCTCATAGGTCCTCCCCCCCCTCCCCCCCTCCGCCCTTACGGGGCCTTCGGGGCCGGGGGTACAGCCTCATCGCGAGCCCGGCCAACGCAAGGACGAACCCGGAGAATACGACCGTCTCTCCCGGGTCCTTTATAACTGTCATTCCAACCCAGTACCTGAGTCCGGTAAAGGTAACGGCCAGGTCGCCGAACCTCACCGTCTCTCCCCTTACGAGCGTCCCCTCATAGAGGGTGCTTCCGAACCACTCGACCCTCAAGCGGAAGACCGGCTCCTTCAAGTTCACCCTCAGGCTCCCTGGCTCTCCCTCTTCGGAGCCCGGGTCCGGCAACACCCGCACGTACAGCCTGTAGCTCTTCACATAGAGTATGCCCTCGTTTCCCGGGGGGAAGAGGTTTACCCTCACAACCCCTTTCTGAACGGGCCTGCCCTTTTTTCCCTCTTCGACCAGCAGCTCCGGGAAAAGACCGAACCCTTCTATCTTCAGCCTGGCCCCGTCCATCTCCGGCCCACCGTTAAGCCATACACTGGCGCTCTCGGCGAGTGTTTCAGCCGGGTACTTGATACGGGCCTCGAGCCCCGTAAAGTAGACCCTGTTCCCCCAGAACTCCGGGGTTATTTCCTCGACCCTGAAGGAGAGGTTCGGGGCAAGGCGCTCGAAAGAATCGTCTGGCCGATAACGCGCATAATCGGCCTTCCCCCCGAAGAACGTATCGCCCTGGGTAAGCACCATGTCCCCGCTGAAGCGCAAAAACCAGCTCAGCGCGCACCCAACGGCGACGATAACGAGCGCTATATGGAATATCTGGTTCCCCCTGTAGACGTAGTCCCGTGTCAGGAGGTTTATAAGGAGGTTTATGACCAGGAGGACGCCCCAGACCGCAAGCGGGCCCCACACCATAAAGGACTGGGGTGTCCTTACGTCCATAACCCCGAGGATCGTAAGGTAGAACAGGTACGCGGCCCCGCTTACAAGAAGACCGATCGAAAACCCCTTTGAGCCGAGGAAACCGAAGACCTTTTTAAGCATCCATTAACCTTTGGAATGCAGGGGACCGGCCCGCTCAGACATACGGGTTCCCTTCGCTTATCTCCCGGAAAGACCTGCCCATCGGTATCTGGAGCATGGCCGAGGTCAGGTGGGTCATGGGGAACCCTCCGAGTTTCAGGTGCCAGAGGCGGCTGAGTATCCTCCCGGTGCTGAAGGCCTCGGCCCTTAGCCAGAAAAGCGCTTTCTCCCTCCACTCGACACTCATCGCCGGGTCGTCGTGGGAGAAGACGGCCCTGTTGCCGTTATAGTACTCCCACCCCCTTTCGGGGATAAGGTAAGGCCGGTACTCTTCATACAGGTCCGTCCCCGGAAACGGAGTTACCTGCATGGGGTGCGGCATCACCTCGAGCCTGTCGCAGATATCGAGCGCCCGCCTGTAGTCGTCCGGGGTGTCCTTCCTGCCGCCGAGCATGAGGAACATCATTATGTCTATGCCGTGGTCCTGTATCTTCTTTATCGCGTCCACCCTGTCACTACCCTGCTTCATAAGGGCGTTCCACTCCTTGAGGCTCTCGATATTTTCGGACTCCCAGCCGACCATAACGAGCGTCAGCCCGCTCCTCCTGCCCCACTTGAGGAGTTCCTCCCCCCTTGAGTGCTGGGCGCTCACCAGGTCGCCGGAGCCTATCCACCACTTCCTCATCCCCGAAAGCTCCTTGTAGAGCTCTATGTAGAGCTTTATGGACCTGTCTA
Protein-coding sequences here:
- the ccsA gene encoding cytochrome c biogenesis protein CcsA; amino-acid sequence: MSGLEWAIYIAGLGLYAVLSAVLAGRVWGRWGASVSTCRALCLSILLLHGLFAALRWAATSHPPILGTFEETMAASWAIALFTLLIDRELRLAPFTIPFALLICLYGLSFDVGGKPLVISEQSLWVYFHALFAWIAWGFYVLGFASAAALLIGRRWEGVVSGEGFFERVLLNCLLNGFIAHTVMFVLGSYYSSRLHGSWWVWDPVEYLFVVSWFVYAVAIHGRVFYGWKTMRVAVWFVWGFAASLLLYWGLVYFPWATYHVFDPEMKVHM
- a CDS encoding cytochrome c biogenesis protein ResB — translated: MLKKVFGFLGSKGFSIGLLVSGAAYLFYLTILGVMDVRTPQSFMVWGPLAVWGVLLVINLLINLLTRDYVYRGNQIFHIALVIVAVGCALSWFLRFSGDMVLTQGDTFFGGKADYARYRPDDSFERLAPNLSFRVEEITPEFWGNRVYFTGLEARIKYPAETLAESASVWLNGGPEMDGARLKIEGFGLFPELLVEEGKKGRPVQKGVVRVNLFPPGNEGILYVKSYRLYVRVLPDPGSEEGEPGSLRVNLKEPVFRLRVEWFGSTLYEGTLVRGETVRFGDLAVTFTGLRYWVGMTVIKDPGETVVFSGFVLALAGLAMRLYPRPRRPRKGGGGEGGEDL